In Acidobacteriota bacterium, the genomic stretch GTTCCACTTCCACGGCTACCGTCACGAGGGCCGCGTCGTCACCCGCGGCATGCCGCAGGGCGGCCGGCGCGGCGGCCTGTACCGCGGCGACCGCATCGCGCACGTGCCGGCGGAGCAGGCGGCCGGCGGGAGCGAATGACCGCCTGCGCCCCACGATCCGGGCTTTGCATTCTGCACGGTCAGGGAGTAGTCTGGCCGTAGACTGCGGTTGCGGACCCGCTCACTCACCCCCATCGAGCACCCACGAGATCTGATGAGATTGGCCGTCCCGCCTCGGATGATCTTCGCTGCGATGGGTTCGGCGGGGCTCGGCGCGGCCGCACGGGGCGACACGGAAGGAGTCACCGGATGGGTCAGAGGTTGTACGTTGGGAACATTCCGTTTGCCGCGGGAGAGGACGATCTTCGCGATCTGTTCTCGCGGTTCGGAACCATCGAGTCGGTATATATCGTGACGGATCGGGCGACGGGACGCCCGCGCGGCTTTGCCTTCGTCGAGATGGTGAACGACGAGGACGCACAGAAGGCGATCAGCGAGTTGGACCAGACCGAGTTCCAGGGACGCCGACTCGCCGTCAACGAGGCCCGGCCGCGCGCGCCGCGGCCGGACGGACCGCCCGACGACGGCTTCCGCGGCCGGCGCCGCGAACCCCGCTGGTAGGACGTCGGGACGCCGCCCCGCGCGGCGTCCCGTTCCACCATCGGCCCGACGCGAATTCCCCCGGGGAAACGGACTTTTCGCAAGACTTGCAGCAGGTTCCCATGCCATCGGTTCAGCCCCGCACGGAGGTGCACGACGTCGTCGTCATCGGGTCGGGCGCGGGCGGGGCGACCGCCGCGCACGTGCTCACCGGCCTCGGTATCCGCGTCACGCTGCTCGAAGCGGGGCCGATGCTGGATCCGCTCACCGAGTTCAAGCAGCGCCGCTGGCCGTACGACTACGACCACCGGGGCGCGGAGGAGGGAGGCCGGCGCTACTTCGGCGGCGGCAAGCCGTTCGGGTTCTTCGCGACGACCAGCGGCGGCTGGGAGCTCGACGGCGAGCCGTACACCGTGGCCGACGGCACCAACGACTTCTGGTGGTTCCGATCGCGTATCGTCGGCGGACGGACCAACCACTACGGCCGCATCTCGCTGCGGTTCTCCGACTACGACTTCAACCCCCGCGATCGCGACGGCCTCGGCTGGAACTGGCCGATCACCTACGAGGACCTCGCGCCCTGGTACGACCGGGCGGAGGCGTTCATCGGCGTCGTCGGCAGCCGCGAGGGGATCCGGAGCGCGCCCGACGGCGTCTTCCACGATCCCCCGCCGCCCAAGGCGCACGAGCTGCTCATTCAGCGCGCCAGCGGAAGGATGGGCATCCCCTGCATTCCCAACCGGCGGGCGGTCATCACCCACGCCATCAACGGCCGGCCCGCCTGCCACTACTGCGGGCAGTGCGGCCGCGGCTGCCTGACCGGGTCGAACTACTCGGCGAGCCAGACGCAGATCTTCCCGGCGCTCGAGACCGGGCGGCTCGAGGTGATCGACCTGGCCATGGCGCGGGCGATCACCACCGGGGCGGACGGCCGGGTCGACGGGGTCGTCTACGTCGACAAGCGGACGGGACAGGAACGGCGGGTGCGCTGCCGCACGCTGGTCCTGGCCGCGAGCGCCTGCGAGTCGGCGCGCCTGCTGCTGAACTCGAAGACCGCCGGGCATCCCGACGGCGTCGGCAACTCGTCCGGCGTGGTGGGCCGCTACCTGATGGACACGGTGGGGTACGACATCGGGGGGACGGTGCCCGCGCTCGAAGGGCTGCCGCGCTACAACAGCGACGGGGCCGGCGGCGCACATCTGTACATGCCGTGGTGGGGCTGGGAGCGCCAGCAGGCGCTCGGCTTTCCACGCGGCTACCACATCGAGATCGGCGGCGGCTACGGCATGCCCGGCATCGGCGCCTTCGGCGGCGCGGCGCGGCGCGGCGGCTACGGCGCCGCGATCAAGGAGCAGGTGCGGCGCGACTACGGCACGCGGGTCTCTTTTGCCGGCCGCGGCGAGATGATCCCGAACGAGGCGAGCTTCTGCGAGATCGACCCCGACGTGGTCGACCGCTACGGCATCCCGGTCCTGCGCTTCCACTTCCAGTGGAGCGACCACGAGCGGCGGCAGGCGCGGCACATGCGCGAGACGTTCACCGAGCTCATCACCCTGATGGGCGGCGAGCCGCAGCCGCCGGGCGCCCGCGACGCCGCCGGGATCTCCATCGGCGGCAGCATCATCCACGAGGTCGGCACGGCCCGCATGGGAAACGACCCGCGGACGTCGGCGCTGAACGGGTTCTGCCAGTCGCACGATGCGCCGAACCTGTTCGTGTGCGACGCGGCGAGCTTCGTCAGCAACCCCGACAAGAACCCGACGCTGACCATCAACGCGCTCGCCTGGCGCGCGTCCGAGTACCTCGCCGAGGCGTTGCGCAGCGGCGACCTCTGAAACCGGGGGCGGAGAAGCCATGGGGACCGGGGCAAACGGAGCCGGCATCGTGACGACGACCGGCGGGACGGGGATCACGCGGCGCGAGGTGCTGCGGCAGTTGGCGCTGGCGGTCACCGCCGCGGGCGCGGGGATGTTCAACGTCGAGGCGGCGCGGGTGGTCCACGCCCTGGCCGGCGAGGCCCGGGCCCAGGCGGGCGGCTACTCGCCGGCGGCGCTGAGCGCGCACCAGTTCCGAACCGTCACCCGGCTCGCCGAGCTGATCGTGCCGGCCGACGCGGGCGGGGGGAGCGCCGTCGAGGCGGGCGCGCCCGAGTTCATCGACCTGCTCTGCAGCCAGAATCCGGACCTGATGGGCATCTACGCCGACGGGCTGGAATGGCTCGACACGGCCACCCGGCACGCCCAGGGCCGGACGTTCGTCGACGCCAGCGCCGCGCAGCAGACGGCAATGCTCGACGCACTGGTCGCCGCCGAGCGCGGCGAGCCGTCGTCTGCGGATCTGCGGGACGGCCTGGGCTTCTTCAACTGGGTCCGCGGGATGACGGTGGACGCCTACTACACCAGCCCGATCGGCATCGCCGACGTCGGCTTCGCGGGCAACCGCGTGCTCGCCGCGTACGAGACCCCGCGCGAGGCGACCGAGTTCGTCGCCCGCCGCGCGGACGAGCTGGGCCTCTGAACACCTGCCGCACAGGAGTTTCGCATCAGCGAGACTCCCAACGCGACCCGCCAGGGTTGGGCCTCTGATAGACTGAAAAGCCCCTGAGCGCCGCGCGCGCTCACCTCTTTCAGCAACCCGGAGGAGACGTATGGCGAACCGAGGTCGTCCCACCCAGACGAAGCGGCAACGCGAGCGTGCCCGACAGGAGCGTGCGCGCATGAAGACCGAGCGGCGCGCCGAGGCGAAGGTCCGGCGGCAGGAAGCCCCGGCCCGCCCCACCGACTTCGATCCCGACATCGCCGGGATGGTCCCCGGACCGCAGGCGATGCCCGATTGGCAGCGCGAGTTCTTCGAAGAGGAGCAGCGCGCCAAGGAAGCGGCCGAAAAGGCCGCGCGGGAAGGCAAGTAGGCCGCGCACCGCGGTCCGCGCACTGCCCGAAGCCGGCGCGCCTTTCCCCGCGGCACAACACAGCCGGCGACGACGATTGCCGCCCGGGGACAGCCCCGCTGCCCCCGGACGGCGTGACCCATCCGGCCGGTCCTGCGCCTAGGCGGCGTGCTCGACGCCGGCGCCGGAGTCGCCCGCGCCGATGGCGATGCGCCGCGGCCTGGCCGCCTCGGCCAGCGGCAGGCTCAGCACCAGCATCCCGTTGTCGTAGCTCGCCACGACCTTCTCCGCGTCGACGTTCGCCGGCAGCGTGAACGTCCGCTCGAAGCGGCCGTAGTGAAACTCCGACGTGTGCCCCGGGCGCTTCGTCTCGGTGCGCGTGCGCTCGCCGGAGATCGTCAGGCGGTTGCCGTGCAGGTCGATGTGCACGTCCTTCGGCGCGATTCCCGGCAGCGCCACCCGGATCTTCCAGCCGTCGTCGCCCGAGTCGACCTCCGTGGCCGGGATCCAGGCCGTCGCCGGCGCTCCCGCGCGCTCGTCGCCGACGTAGCGCCCGAACACCCGATCCATCTCCCGGTGCAGGCCGGTCAGCTCCTCGAACGGGTTCCAACGCGTCATGCTCAACATCGCGATCCTCCTCCTTCTGACGCCCTTCTTGCGCGTCCTTGCGCGCCGAATCCCGTGCCCGGCGCCGCGTTGTCCGTGTCATCCATGCATCCACTCTACAAGATGACTTTTTATGAGTCAAGTAATCTTAGTGTGTATCACTCACTCACGACAGATGAGACGGAAGCGAGCCCGGAGAAGTTCCCGGACCGGACAGTTTTCGCCTTGTGCGAGGCGGGATGTTCAGTGAAGGGGCCGCGGATCGGGGCTATGAGCCTGCGCCGCAGAAGGCAGCGAAGTGGCGAGGCGCAGGCTCCTGGGACGGTAGGGGCTGGGGCCGAACGCGGGGCCCTGGCGCCGGGTCTGGCGGCGCTAGCCGTCCCAACCGAGCAGCGGGTCTATCGAGCCGGTGGAGATCGGGTGATAGCCCGGGCGGGCCCGGCGGTAGATCGCGCGTGCCCGATCGCGGCCGGCCGGCGTCGCGGCCAGCGCCGCGTAGAGCGGCAGGATGAGCTTGCGCCGGCCGATCTCGAGGAGGTAGCGCTCGAGAGGGGCGTCCGCCGGACGGTAGGCGTTACGGATGGCAAGGAGAAACCACTGGTGGGCGATCTCGGCGTTCGGGGACCCGGTGAGCCCGAACGCGGCGTCCAGCTCCGCCATCCGCGCCGGTTCGAGGCGCTCGGGAAGGACGGCGAGGAAATGGAGCCACTCGTGCGTCGTCCAGGCCGCGGTCTCCAGGTCGGCCGCCCGCACCGCTCCGCCCGCCCACTGGGCCGCCGCCGTCTCGACGATGTCGAACGCATCGGACGCCGGCCGCGGCGCATCCGCCGGCAGGCCCGGGGCCCGGACCCACTCCTCCACGGGCACGGCGCCGGCCAGCGCCTCGTCGGCGAGCAGATGCTCGGCCGCGTAGGCGAGGAAATCGGCCGTCGTGATGCTGCGGAACGCGAAGTGGTCGAAGTAGCCGCGCAGGAACGCGTCGAACCGCTCGCGGCCGGCCGCCTCCTCGAGGCGGCGGAGGAACAACGCGCCCTTCTCGTAGGGAACCTGCGTCATCCCGGCATCGGGATCGCGGCCCGCGAGGTCGACGTGCAGGATCTGGTCGGCGTCGTCGAGCCGCTCGAGATCGGCGTGCAGGGCGCGCAGACCGAGCACCGCCTCCATCGCCTCGCGGTCCGGCCCGTACACCGCTTCCACGATGCGGCGCTCCAGATAGACGGTGAATCCCTCGTTGAGCCAGAAGTCGCGCCACGTGGCGTTGGTCACCAGGTTCCCCGACCACGAATGCGCCAACTCGTGGGCCACCAGCGAGACGAGACTCCGGTCGCCGGCCAGGATCGTCGGCGTCGCGAACGTCAGCCGGGGGTTCTCCATGCCGCCGAACGGGAAGCTGGGCGGCAGCACGAGCAGGTCGTAACGCTCCCAGCGGTAGGGTCCGTAGAGCTGCTCGGTCGCCGCCATCATCGACTCGGTGTCGGCGAACTCGTCGGCCGCCGCGTCCACCACGGACGGCTCCGCGTAGACGCCGGTCCGCTCGCCGAGCGAACGGAACGCGAGGTCGCCGGCGGCCAGCGCGATCAGGTAGGAGGGGATCGACTGCGGCATGTCGAAACGGTAGTCGCCGTCGGCCGCCGCTTCCGGATTGTTGGCGGCGCTCATCACGGCGCGCAACCCCGCCGGCGTTCGTATGCGGGCGCCGTAGGTGACCCGTACCGCGGGACTGTCCTGCAGCGGGATCCAGCTCCGCGCATGGATCGCCTGCGACTGCGTGAACATGAAGGGCTGCTCGCGGCCGGCGGTCTGCTCCGGCGTCAGCCACTGCAGGCCCGAAGCGCCGGGGCTCGTCTCGTAGCTCACCCGGGCGCGCGTCGC encodes the following:
- a CDS encoding RNA-binding protein; translated protein: MGQRLYVGNIPFAAGEDDLRDLFSRFGTIESVYIVTDRATGRPRGFAFVEMVNDEDAQKAISELDQTEFQGRRLAVNEARPRAPRPDGPPDDGFRGRRREPRW
- a CDS encoding GMC family oxidoreductase — its product is MPSVQPRTEVHDVVVIGSGAGGATAAHVLTGLGIRVTLLEAGPMLDPLTEFKQRRWPYDYDHRGAEEGGRRYFGGGKPFGFFATTSGGWELDGEPYTVADGTNDFWWFRSRIVGGRTNHYGRISLRFSDYDFNPRDRDGLGWNWPITYEDLAPWYDRAEAFIGVVGSREGIRSAPDGVFHDPPPPKAHELLIQRASGRMGIPCIPNRRAVITHAINGRPACHYCGQCGRGCLTGSNYSASQTQIFPALETGRLEVIDLAMARAITTGADGRVDGVVYVDKRTGQERRVRCRTLVLAASACESARLLLNSKTAGHPDGVGNSSGVVGRYLMDTVGYDIGGTVPALEGLPRYNSDGAGGAHLYMPWWGWERQQALGFPRGYHIEIGGGYGMPGIGAFGGAARRGGYGAAIKEQVRRDYGTRVSFAGRGEMIPNEASFCEIDPDVVDRYGIPVLRFHFQWSDHERRQARHMRETFTELITLMGGEPQPPGARDAAGISIGGSIIHEVGTARMGNDPRTSALNGFCQSHDAPNLFVCDAASFVSNPDKNPTLTINALAWRASEYLAEALRSGDL
- a CDS encoding gluconate 2-dehydrogenase subunit 3 family protein, which produces MGTGANGAGIVTTTGGTGITRREVLRQLALAVTAAGAGMFNVEAARVVHALAGEARAQAGGYSPAALSAHQFRTVTRLAELIVPADAGGGSAVEAGAPEFIDLLCSQNPDLMGIYADGLEWLDTATRHAQGRTFVDASAAQQTAMLDALVAAERGEPSSADLRDGLGFFNWVRGMTVDAYYTSPIGIADVGFAGNRVLAAYETPREATEFVARRADELGL
- a CDS encoding Hsp20/alpha crystallin family protein, encoding MLSMTRWNPFEELTGLHREMDRVFGRYVGDERAGAPATAWIPATEVDSGDDGWKIRVALPGIAPKDVHIDLHGNRLTISGERTRTETKRPGHTSEFHYGRFERTFTLPANVDAEKVVASYDNGMLVLSLPLAEAARPRRIAIGAGDSGAGVEHAA
- a CDS encoding M1 family metallopeptidase, which translates into the protein MRRLPLAQHRPGAARCLRRTPLAHRRRRLQHFPGRALLALLLTSAVAACDSGPSTPAGPVDDPARRDLHSYANSDEIRVTHIELDLEVVFDERRLRGSAMLSFDRLVEGADALILDTRDLTITAVESWSPTGGFDAATFSLAEADPVLGAPLTVVLPPEATRARVSYETSPGASGLQWLTPEQTAGREQPFMFTQSQAIHARSWIPLQDSPAVRVTYGARIRTPAGLRAVMSAANNPEAAADGDYRFDMPQSIPSYLIALAAGDLAFRSLGERTGVYAEPSVVDAAADEFADTESMMAATEQLYGPYRWERYDLLVLPPSFPFGGMENPRLTFATPTILAGDRSLVSLVAHELAHSWSGNLVTNATWRDFWLNEGFTVYLERRIVEAVYGPDREAMEAVLGLRALHADLERLDDADQILHVDLAGRDPDAGMTQVPYEKGALFLRRLEEAAGRERFDAFLRGYFDHFAFRSITTADFLAYAAEHLLADEALAGAVPVEEWVRAPGLPADAPRPASDAFDIVETAAAQWAGGAVRAADLETAAWTTHEWLHFLAVLPERLEPARMAELDAAFGLTGSPNAEIAHQWFLLAIRNAYRPADAPLERYLLEIGRRKLILPLYAALAATPAGRDRARAIYRRARPGYHPISTGSIDPLLGWDG